Proteins encoded by one window of Arachis hypogaea cultivar Tifrunner chromosome 1, arahy.Tifrunner.gnm2.J5K5, whole genome shotgun sequence:
- the LOC112708101 gene encoding uncharacterized protein, whose amino-acid sequence MKGEVQLQPPVVQQNLSDSEPLLENQEEDVSPVSSTEIKDEDLEAGSLPCCRICLESDSDPEDELISPCMCKGTQQFVHRSCLDHWRSVKEGFAFSHCTTCKAQYHLRVELFEDNSWRKAKFRLFVARDVFLVFLAVQTVIAGIGGFAYIMDKDGNFRNSFDDGWDRILSKHPIPFYYCIGVLAFFVLIGFFGLILHCTSLNSNDPRMAGCQNCCYGWGILDCFPASMEACFALVVVFVVIFAILGIAYGFLAATMAIQRIWQRHYHILTKRELTKEYVVEDLCGTYVPPKLDPEHEARLKMLKLL is encoded by the exons ATGAAAGGGGAAGTGCAGCTGCAACCACCGGTGGTTCAGCAGAACCTTAGTGATTCCGAGCCTTTACTCGAAAACCAGGAGGAGGATGTGTCCCCTGTAAGCTccactgagatcaaagatgaggACTTGGAGGCTGGTTCACTCCCTTGCTGTCGAATTTGTCTTGAAAGCGATTCCGACCCAG AGGATGAATTGATATCTCCATGCATGTGCAAAGGGACCCAACAATTTGTCCACCGTTCATGTCTTGATCACTGGCGCTCGGTAAAG GAAGGATTTGCCTTCTCTCACTGCACTACTTGCAAAGCCCAATATCATCTCAGGGTTGAATTGTTTGAGGACAATTCTTGGCGTAAAGCAAAGTTTAGACTCTTTGTTGCAAGAGatgttttccttgtttttctgGCTGTACAGACC GTAATTGCGGGTATAGGTGGCTTTGCATACATCATGGACAAGGATGGGAACTTCAGGAACTCCTTTGATGATGGTTGGGATAGGATACTGTCAAAACATCCTATACCATTCTATTATTGTATTG GAGTGCTGGCTTTCTTTGTACTGATCGGGTTTTTCGGTCTCATACTGCATTGCACCTCCCTCAACAGCAATGACCCCAGAATGGCTGGTTGTCAGAATTGTTGTTATGGATGGGGCATCCTTGATTGCTTTCCTGCATCAATGGAGGCTTGTTTTGCCCTTGTTGTGGTTTTCGTAGTCATCTTTGCTATTCTCGGCATTGCTTATGGTTTCCTTGCAGCCACCATGGCAATCCAAAGAATTTGGCAAAGGCACTACCATATTCTCACCAAAAGGGAGCTTACAAAG GAATACGTAGTAGAGGATCTATGTGGGacttatgtcccaccaaagttgGATCCAGAACATGAAGCTCGCTTGAAAATGCTCAAGCTTTTGTAA
- the LOC112708116 gene encoding EG45-like domain containing protein, translated as MSSSLATRILSSAFIVSFIVLHLFFPCRADVGTAASYSPPYLPSKCYGTEATEFPSSNLFAAAGDGIWDNGAACGRQYLVRCISAEQPRTCIPDQSIQIKIVDYAATAVSAASASGTTLVLSDKAFGSIANTTAILINIEFQQV; from the exons ATGTCATCATCATTAGCAACACGCATTCTATCATCGGCATTCATAGTTTCCTTCATAGTTCTCCACCTTTTCTTCCCCTGCAGAGCCGATGTTGGAACCGCTGCTAGTTACTCCCCTCCATATTTAC CTTCGAAGTGTTATGGGACGGAAGCCACAGAGTTCCCATCGAGCAATCTGTTTGCGGCGGCGGGAGATGGAATATGGGACAATGGGGCAGCTTGCGGTAGGCAGTATCTGGTGAGATGCATCAGTGCGGAGCAACCAAGGACCTGCATTCCCGACCAAAGCATTCAGATCAAGATCGTTGATTACGCTGCCACCGCTGTTTCGGCCGCCTCCGCTAGCGGCACTACCTTGGTGTTGTCCGACAAGGCATTTGGCAGTATTGCCAATACAACTGCCATCTTAATCAACATAGAATTTCAAca GGTGTGA